A window of the Equus przewalskii isolate Varuska chromosome 10, EquPr2, whole genome shotgun sequence genome harbors these coding sequences:
- the BAHCC1 gene encoding BAH and coiled-coil domain-containing protein 1 isoform X1 — MDGRDFAPPPHLLSDRGSLGHRSAAAAARLAPAGPAAQPPAHFQPGKYFPSPLPMASHTASSRLMGNSPASSFMGSFLTGSLGSAASAHPSGPAPSPSEQAYRGPHPTASQIWFSHSHEAPGYPRFSGSLASTFLPMSHLDHHGNSNVLYGQHRFYGTQKDNFYLRNLPPQPTLLPANHNFPGVARAAPGHPIGSCSRDRGEASPLQKGAKEFDHFVMGKELGREKAGKAAEGKERPVAEDDGGKERHKLVLPVPADGHCKEGTAAPRGTCEGRPKHLASCLLNTKVLNGDMGKSALASCAGGVLARSSMGMAASGRCTKEAAGPAEPGPAFSECLERRQMLHHAVSYTVPSGLPAGPPPPLSTATGSFPCLQLHGSPDGLCPLQDKVPRDLKASGPTFVPSVGHLADKSRPFQAAEACAVAGEGKDRHLDGAVAPDHTTPFGVSYAHLKAEGKGERRPGGFEAALNPRLKGLEYLNSAGPEAPFPGLPKGSLDKGGYFELPAPSQDCARPVHQDPLGGKVTQACCTLDKTASKEAPVGPPGAQKVARIRHQQHLVAPEVEPGASGVEAKRKSLELASLGYGGPHLPPWSVQSSQGTAMAISEERKGGAYLDPFGGGLQQAALLSQDLPTPPDEVSAMKSLLKYSSHALVVGQKVPFVGLGGLKASCAQQDVKFPASKGPGQAPGEVERPDCARSREHDAPHGDGEVRQPPVGIAVALARQKDTVSRPETAYGASTGRQGRAAPTFKAGGGPRATHTLDLEAEEERARLCEDRLGLSGRELLLQDNKDLVEFTRIHPSGSCPGDLAPHLMIGSSSSLQSSQLGGDPAPHPHPAHPPWLPRTRSPSLWMGGHSYGLGHPALHQNLPPGFPASVPGSMPSVFPLSQDAPAQLVILPSEPTPHPAPHALADVMDQASLWPPMYGSRGPASHMQHPGQLPVYSRSQFLRQQELYALQQQQQQQQQQQQQQQQQQQQQQRAAQALELQRAAQFQRKPEDHHLELEEPAQEKALKSTHKPVALTPSAKGAPSPATAGPAKLPPCCHSPAPQPPASCPTPPPRPSAPCTLSLCPTGSPGPGSKLSSTEDKSGEARRPGADLSALEPDLPPGCTCPVAGSGCSLPPNVHSSDLSDPKTMQTATPGAQPEPTRTFPPREPPPRSPPSLEEPGLPSGAREATQDLATTPYPAEQGPPGKAADPSPLEGLRELQFGPFLRGGGPEARGQANSTQGGAREERTTEEGREEREQGPSSGAGPQALEQQAGSPGALDKAKPGERQAPGEAEPAAKAEAKFQEDELEEEEEDWGSIPDSRHLPRTLLGLDALVAATIDLGDLPAVGLLDPQPCTVPGPPSTAPLPHSSGIHGIALLSELADLEIQQRRSEPALPAVSPRSQFSSSGGQDHGIRCAPGYSSVVRPGPLGEEEDVLAFNLQRLATLASAWSLVEAAGLDSPASSAQPLAADPRRAPTLTPRMQILQRKDTWTPKTKPVCPLKAAIDRLDTQEVEMRMQLAELQRRYKEKQRELARLQRRHDHEREESSRSPARRGPGRPRKRKYSSLLPALRASGPLPRGDGKKVKAMRSSLSLLCAELRGGSDEPTKKRSRLEKGVRVSLQPAPVEKVRCKKSSSQGELVSAVAHKVAQLKPKVKNKGLPTTLSPFRRKEAAPGGRIRKKLSRAQSTTVSGAARHPQPDGDGSRETPKFPAQPAEATALEAGNGYDSETCEGLLGTEAPPKEPGLALHAGASVAALGPSPSSVVKMEANQKAKKKKERQGLLGACRLSSPESEVKIKRRAVKAKVGTKLERAPGRRPPGAPGKKKAKGKAKGGLRAEPGSTPSRDALFSPTRAFTCREEGSKLASERLKRATRKSTMLQPGLRRKNGALSIALSPRNAKAILGRGRKVAKVKNKASGKQGKGRAVSRLLESFAVEDDFEFDDSSSFSEEEEEDEEGPSGPLSAEQSAALARSCTIHKEDLQDGLAVLIPKEDSLLYAGSVRTLQPPDIYSIVIEGERGNRQRIYSLEQLLQEAVLDVRPQSSRYLPPGTRVCAYWSQKSRCLYPGNVVRGASSDEEEDLDSVVVEFDDGDTGHIAVSNIRLLPPDFKIQCTEPSPALLVSSSCRRTKKTSCEAPPPSEATAPNLSPKAHDSPEASKTPGKKSISKDKAGKAELLTSGAKPPSGASDHFLARRGSPLLSWSAVAQTKRKAVAAATAGGKGPGVLQNLFQLNGSAKKLRAREALFPVHSVATPVFGNGFRADSFSSLASSYAPFVGAGGPGLPGGAHKLLRAKKAERAEAEKGGRRRAGGEFLVKLDHEGVTSPKNKNCKALLVGDKDLGPKLGRPLPSPGYAHPALVGKDRKGRAPVHPLPVGLALRKFTGQAEYTLPCDSDCHSSYSDEEEDEPGLAPGVPSRFLARLSVSSSSSGSSTSSSSGSLSTSSLCSSDDEGSSYSSDDEDPALLLQTCLTHPVPALLAQPEALRAKGSGPHAHAQRCFLSRAAVASGGAGPSGSKSKLKRKEAMSFSKAKELSRRQRLPSVENRPKISAFLPARQLWKWSGSPTQRRGMKGKARKLFYKAIVRGKETLRVGDCAVFLSAGRPHLPYVGRIESMWESWGSNMVVRVKWFYHPEETKLGKRQSDGKNALYQSCHEDENDVQTISHKCQVVGREQYEQMTRSRKYQDRRDLYYLAGTYDPTTGRLVTADGVPILC, encoded by the exons CTCGCACGAAG CTCCAGGGTACCCCAGATTTTCGGGGAGTCTGGCATCCACCTTCCTACCCATGAGCCACTTGGATCACCATGGAAACAGCAATGTTCTCTATGGGCAACATCGTTTCTATGGAACCCAAAAAG ATAACTTCTACCTGCGCAACCTGCCCCCCCAGCCCACGCTCCTCCCTGCCAACCACAACTTCCCCGGCGTGGCCCGGGCTGCCCCTGGCCACCCCATTGGCTCCTGCAGCCGAGACCGGGGCgaggccagccccctgcagaAGGGCGCCAAGGAGTTTGACCACTTCGTCATGGGCAAagagctgggcagagagaaggCTGGCAAGGCAGCAGAGGGCAAGGAGCGGCCAGTCGCAGAGGACGACGGCGGCAAGGAGCGCCACAAGCTGGTGCTGCCCGTGCCGGCTGACGGGCACTGCAAAGAGGGCACTGCCGCACCCCGGGGCACCTGCGAGGGCCGCCCCAAGCACCTGGCCTCCTGCCTGCTCAACACCAAGGTGCTCAACGGCGACATGGGCAAGTCTGCCCTGGCCAGCTGTGCAGGGGGCGTGCTGGCGAGGTCCAGCATGGGCATGGCAGCCTCGGGCCGCTGCACCAAGGAGGCGGCGGGCCCCGCGGAGCCCGGGCCGGCCTTCAGCGAGTGCCTGGAGCGGCGGCAAATGCTGCACCACGCCGTATCCTACACTGTGCCGTCTGGCCTGCCCGCTGGGCCGCCCCCGCCCCTCAGCACAGCCACCGGCTCCTTCCCCTGCCTGCAGCTGCATGGCAGCCCAGATGGGCTCTGCCCACTGCAGGACAAAGTCCCCCGGGACCTGAAGGCCAGCGGGCCCACCTTCGTGCCTTCTGTGGGACACCTGGCCGACAAGAGCCGCCCCTTCCAGGCGGCCGAGGCCTGTGCCGTGGCAGGTGAGGGCAAAGATCGGCACCTTGATGGGGCCGTGGCCCCTGACCACACCACACCCTTTGGGGTCTCCTATGCCCACCTGAAGGCTGAGGGCAAGGGTGAGCGGCGGCCTGGGGGCTTCGAGGCAGCCCTCAACCCCCGGCTAAAGGGTCTGGAGTATCTCAACAGTGCAGGCCCCGAGGCCCCCTTCCCCGGGCTCCCCAAAGGCAGTCTGGACAAAGGCGGCTACTTCGAGTTGCCCGCCCCCTCACAGGACTGTGCCCGGCCGGTTCATCAGGACCCGCTGGGTGGGAAGGTCACTCAGGCCTGCTGCACTTTAGACAAGACTGCCAGCAAGGAGGCGCCCGTGGGTCCCCCTGGGGCCCAGAAGGTGGCCCGGATCCGGCATCAGCAGCACTTGGTGGCCCCTGAGGTGGAGCCGGGGGCCAGTGGGGTCGAGGCCAAGCGCAAGTCTCTGGAGCTGGCATCTCTGGGCTATGGTGGGCCCCACCTGCCCCCGTGGAGCGTCCAGTCAAGCCAGGGCACTGCCATGGCCATCAGCGAGGAGCGCAAGGGCGGCGCCTACCTGGACCCGTTCGGCGGCGGCCTGCAGCAGGCAGCTCTTCTGTCCCAGGACCTGCCCACCCCGCCCGACGAGGTCTCGGCCATGAAGAGCCTCCTCAAGTACAGCAGCCATGCGCTGGTCGTGGGCCAGAAGGTGCCCTTTGTGGGCCTGGGTGGCCTCAAGGCCAGCTGCGCCCAGCAGGACGTGAAGTTCCCGGCCTCCaagggcccaggccaggcccccgGTGAGGTGGAGAGGCCCGACTGTGCCCGAAGCCGGGAACACGACGCCCCACACGGCGATGGAGAGGTGCGCCAGCCGCCCGTAGGCATCGCAGTGGCCTTGGCCCGGCAGAAGGACACGGTGAGCCGACCTGAGACGGCCTATGGTGCCAGCACCGGGCGGCAGGGCCGGGCAGCCCCCACCTTCAAAG CTGGTGGAGGGCCCCGCGCCACCCACACGCTGGACCTGGAGGCCGAGGAGGAAAGGGCGCGCCTGTGTGAGGACCGTCTGGGGCTCTCGGGCCGTGAGCTGCTGCTGCA GGACAACAAGGACCTCGTGGAATTCACCCGGATCCACCCGTCAGGCAGCTGCCCCGGAGATCTGGCCCCTCACCTCATGATCGGCAGCAGCTCCTCTCTGCAGAGCAGCCAGCTGGGCGGAgacccagccccccacccccaccctgcacaCCCCCCCTGGCTGCCCCGCACCCGTAGCCCCTCCTTGTGGATGGGGGGACATTCTTACG GCCTTGGGCACCCTGCCCTGCACCAGAACTTGCCCCCTGGCTTCCCTGCCTCTGTGCCCGGCTCCATGCCCTCCGTCTTCCCCCTCTCCCAGGATGCCCCTGCACAGCTAGTCATCCTACCCTCAGAGCCcacgccccaccccgccccccatgCACTTG CTGATGTCATGGACCAGGCCTCGCTGTGGCCCCCCATGTACGGGAGCCGGGGTCCCGCCTCCCACATGCAGCACCCAGGTCAGCTCCCCGTCTACTCGCGGTCCCAGTTCCTGCGGCAGCAGGAGCTCTAcgccctgcagcagcagcagcagcaacaacagcagcagcagcaacaacagcagcagcagcagcagcagcagcagcgggcTGCCCAGGCCCTGGAGCTGCAGCGGGCCGCCCAGTTCCAG CGGAAGCCCGAGGACCACCACCTGGAGCTGGAGGAGCCCGCCCAGGAGAAGGCCCTGAAGTCCACTCACAAGCCAGTTGCCTTAACCCCCTCGGCCAAGGGCGCCCCCTCACCCGCCACTGCAGGCCCCGCCAAGCTGCCACCCTGCTGCCACTCGCCCGCCCCGCAGCCCCCTGCCAGCTGCCCCACACCGCCGCCGCGTCCCAGCGCCCCGTGCACTTTATCCCTCTGCCCCACTGGCAGCCCCGGGCCTGGCTCCAAGCTGTCCAGCACCGAGGACAAGAGTGGGGAGGCCCGGCGGCCCGGAGCCGACCTCAGCGCGTTGGAACCAG ACCTGCCTCCCGGATGCACGTGCCCTGTGGCTGGCTCGGGCTGCTCTCTGCCCCCCAACGTGCACTCATCTGACCTCTCGGACCCCAAAACTATGCAAACCGCCACCCCTGGGGCCCAGCCTGAGCCAACGAGGACGTTCCCACCCAGGGAGCCACCCCCCCGCAGTCCCCCGAGCCTCGAGGAGCCTGGGCTGCCCTCAGGCGCCAGGGAGGCCACCCAGGACCTTGCCACCACCCCCTACCCTGCAGAGCAGGGACCCCCGGGGAAGGCAGCAGACCCCAGCCCACTGGAAGGGCTGCGGGAACTGCAATTCGGGCCCTTCCTCAGGGGAGGGGGCCCTGAGGCCAGGGGCCAGGCTAATTCTACTCAGGGAGGGGCCCGAGAGGAGAGGACCacggaggaggggagggaagaaagggagcaAGGGCCCTcgtcaggggccggcccccaggccctggagcaGCAGGCGGGGAGCCCGGGTGCCCTGGACAAGGCAAAGCCAGGCGAGCGGCAGGCCCCTGGGGAGGCAGAGCCGGCGGCCAAGGCCGAGGCCAAGTTCCAGGAGgatgagctggaggaggaggaggaggactggggATCGATTCCTGACAGCAGGCACCTGCCCAGGACACTGCTGGGCCTGGATGCCCTGGTGGCTGCCACCATCGACCTGGGGGATCTGCCCGCTGTTGGCCTGCTGGACCCTCAGCCCTGCACTGTCCCTGGGCCGCCCAGCACAGCCCCTCTGCCCCATAGCTCAGGAATTCACGGAATCGCCCTGCTCAGCGAGCTGGCTGACCTGGAGATCCAGCAGCGGAGGAGTGAGCCAGCCCTGCCAG CCGTCTCCCCAAGGAGCCAGTTCTCTTCTTCAGGAGGCCAAGACCACGGCATTAGGTGTGCTCCTGGCTACTCGAGTGTCGTGCGCCCAGGCCCACTAGGAG AGGAGGAGGATGTCCTGGCTTTCAACCTGCAGCGCCTGGCCACGCTGGCCTCAGCCTGGTCCCTGGTGGAGGCCGCTGGCCTGGACAGCCCTGcctcctcagcccagcccctTGCTGCCGACCCCCGCAGGGCTCCCACGCTCACCCCCCGCATGCAGATCCTGCAGCGCAAGGACACCTGGACCCCCAAGACCAAGCCT GTATGCCCACTGAAGGCCGCCATCGACCGGCTAGACACGCAGGAGGTGGAGATGCGCATGCAGCTGGCAGAGCTGCAGCGGCGCTACAAGGAGAAGCAGCGGGAGCTGGCCCGCCTGCAGCGCAGGCATGACCACGA gagagaggagagctcGAGGAGCCCTGCCAGGCGAGGGCCGGGCCGGCCAAGGAAGCGCAAATACTCCAGCTTGCTGCCTGCCCTGCGAGCCAGCGGCCCACTCCCCAGGGGCGACGGCAAGAAGGTCAA AGCCATGCGGTCCAGCCTGAGCCTGCTGTGTGCTGAGCTGCGGGGCGGCAGCGATGAGCCCACGAAGAAGCGGAGCCGACTGGAAAAGGGCGTCCGTGTGAGCCTGCAGCCCGCCCCTGTG GAGAAGGTTCGGTGCAAGAAAAGCAGTAGTCAGGGCGAGCTGGTGTCCGCAGTGGCCCACAAGGTGGCCCAGCTGAAGCCGAAAGTCAAGAACAAGGGGCTGCCCACCACCCTCAGTCCCTTCCGGCGGAAAGAGGCTGCCCCAGGTGGGCGAATTCGGAAGAAGTTGTCTCGAGCCCAGAGCACTACAGTGTCTGGGGCAGCCCGGCACCCACAGCCCGACGGTGACGGCAGCAGGGAGACACCCAAGTTCCCTGCCCAGCCGGCAGAGGCCACGGCACTCGAGGCAGGCAA TGGCTATGACAGTGAGACCTGCGAGGGTCTCTTAGGGACAGAGGCACCCCCCAAGGAGCCTGGGCTGGCTCTGCATGctggggccagtgtggctgcGCTGGGGCCCTCGCCCTCCTCCGTGGTCAAGATGGAAGCCAACCAGAAagccaagaagaagaaagagcgaCAGGGCTTGCTGG GGGCCTGCCGCCTGTCCAGCCCAGAGAGCGAGGTCAAGATCAAGAGGCGGGCGGTGAAGGCCAAGGTGGGCACCAAGCTGGAGCGGGCCCCGGGGCGCAGGCCCCCAGGCGCGCCAGGCAAGAAGAAGGCCAAGGGTAAGGCCAAAGGTGGCCTGCGGGCAGAGCCGGGGTCCACCCCCAGCAGGGACGCCCTCTTCAGCCCCACCCGGGCCTTTACCTGCCGCGAGGAGGGCAGCAAGCTAGCCAGCGAGCGCCTCAAGAGAGCCACACGCAAGAGCACAATGCTGCAGCCAGGACTGCGG CGGAAGAACGGGGCCCTGTCCATCGCCCTGTCGCCCCGCAATGCCAAGGCCatcctggggaggggcaggaaggtggCCAAGGTGAAAAACAAGGCCAGCGGCAAGCAG GGCAAGGGCCGGGCGGTGAGCCGGCTACTGGAGAGCTTCGCAGTGGAGGACGACTTCGAGTTTGACGACAGCAGCAGCTTctcggaggaggaggaggaggacgaggaggggCCCAGTGGCCCCCTGAGCGCAGAGCAGAGCGCCGCCCTGG CACGTTCGTGCACCATCCACAAGGAGGACCTGCAGGACGGGCTGGCTGTGCTTATCCCCAAGGAAGACAGTCTGCTGTATGCGGGCAGCGTCAGGACCCTGCAGCCCCCGGACAT CTACAGCATCGTCATCGAGGGTGAGAGAGGCAACCGGCAAAGGATCTACTCACTGGAGCAGCTGCTGCAGGAGGCG GTTCTCGATGTCCGGCCGCAGTCCAGCCGGTACCTTCCCCCCGGTACGAGGGTCTGCGCCTACTGGAGCCAGAAGTCGCGTTGCCTGTACCCAGGCAACGTGGTCCGAG GCGCCTCCAGTGACGAGGAGGAGGACCTGGACTCAGTGGTGGTGGAGTTTGACGACGGGGACACCGGCCACATCGCCGTCTCCAACATCAGGCTGCTGCCTCCGGACTTCAAGATCCAGT GCACAGAGCCCTCGCCGGCCCTGCTGGTGTCCAGCAGCTGCCGGAGGACTAAGAAAACTTCCTGCGAGGCCCCCCCACCCAGCGAGGCCACCGCCCCCAACCTGTCACCCAAGGCACATGACAGCCCTGAGGCCTCGAAGACCCCCGGGAAGAAATCCATCAGCAAAGACAAAGCTG GCAAAGCAGAGCTGCTAACCTCAGGTGCCAAGCCCCCCTCAGGGGCCTCAGACCACTTCCTGGCCCGCCGGGGCAGCCCTCTGCTGAGCTGGTCGGCAGTGGCACAGACCAAGCGGAAGGCAGTGGCCGCAGCGACGGCGGGCGGCAAGGGGCCGGGCGTGCTGCAGAACCTCTTCCAGCTCAACGGCAGCGCCAAGAAGCTGCGGGCCCGCGAGGCGCTGTTCCCTGTGCACAGCGTGGCCACGCCCGTGTTCGGCAATGGTTTCCGTGCCGactccttcagcagcctggccAGCTCCTACGCGCCCTTCGTCGGCGCGGGCGGGCCGGGCCTGCCCGGGGGCGCCCACAAGCTGCTGCGGGCCAAGAAAGCCGAGCGGGCCGAGGCCGAGaagggcgggcggcggcgggcgggcggcgagTTCCTGGTCAAGCTGGACCACGAGGGCGTGACCTCCCCCAAGAATAAGAACTGCAAAGCACTGCTCGTGGGCGACAAGGACCTCGGGCCCAAGCTGGGGcggcccctgcccagcccaggctaCGCACACCCAGCCCTCGTGGGCAAGGACAGGAAGGGCCGGGCACCCGTCCACCCATTGCCCGTGGGGCTGGCGCTGCGCAAGTTCACGGGCCAGGCCGAGTACACGCTACCCTGCGACAGTGACTGCCACAGCTCCTACTCggacgaggaggaggacgagCCCGGGCTGGCCCCCGGTGTGCCCTCCCGCTTCCTCGCCCGCCTATccgtgtcctcctcctcctcgggctcgtccacctcctcctcctcgggcTCCCTGtccacctccagcctctgctcctcgGACGACGAGGGCTCCTCCTACAGCTCGGACGATGAGGACCCGGCCCTGCTGCTGCAGACCTGCCTCACCCACCCAGTGCCCGCCCTCCTGGCCCAGCCTGAGGCCCTGCGTGCCAAGGGCAGCGGCCCCCACGCGCATGCCCAGCGCTGCTTCCTGTCCCGGGCCGCGGTGGCCAGCGGGGGCGCGGGCCCCAGCGGCAGCAAATCCAAGCTCAAGCGCAAGGAGGCCATGAGCTTCTCCAAAGCCAAAGAGCTTTCCCGGAGGCAACGGCTGCCCTCCGTGGAGAACCGGCCAAAGATCTCAGCCTTCCTGCCCGCCCGGCAGCTCTGGAAGTGGTCGGGGAGCCCCACGCAG AGGCGGGGCATGAAGGGGAAAGCCAGGAAGCTGTTCTACAAGGCCATCGTCCGGGGCAAGGAGACGCTGCGCGTCGGGGACTGCGCCGTCTTCCTGTCGGCCGGGCGGCCCCACCTGCCCTACGTCGGCCGCATCGAGAGCATGTGGGAGTCGTGGGGCAGCAACATGGTCGTGAGGGTCAAGTGGTTCTACCACCCGGAGGAGACCAAGCTGGGGAAGCGGCAGAGCGACGGGAAG AACGCGCTGTACCAGTCCTGCCACGAGGACGAGAATGACGTGCAGACCATCTCCCACAAGTGCCAGGTCGTGGGGCGTGAGCAGTACGAGCAGATGACGCGGAGCCGCAAGTACCAGGACCGGCGGGACCTCTACTACCTGGCGGGCACCTACGACCCCACCACGGGGCGCCTGGTGACGGCCGACGGCGTGCCCATCTTGTGCTGA